In one Novosphingobium humi genomic region, the following are encoded:
- a CDS encoding PAS domain S-box protein, whose product MFLEHVPAAVAMFDRDMCLIACSRRWLADYDLEGQSVIGRSYYAVFPQTDDQWRDIHRRALAGETLHCDLERFKRGDGSSDWIQWEIVPWHLPEGGIGGVMLFTQKLTGIVENDERARAVKRQLDLLIDNVQDYAIYMLDPEGRVSMWNDGARRLFGWHEEEMLGRHYERLFDALDNAAGRPRMQLSRAAREGSFRDRSLQLRKDGSHFLADATLCRIRDEHGVLIGFGRVVHDITDEAEWRRMIAANETQMRLILETIPDAMVVIDETGAIQSFSAAAEKLFGYTVPEVLGHDVGILMVEADAMRHGDDLARYGATGHGHVVGHSRRVIGRRKDGSTLPLELAVGEAKLGTRRVFTGFMRDLTRRERADAQLRELQNELSRLARIWAVGTMATALAHDLNQPLAAITNYVQACAQMAEQGESGAAGAMGDALAAAGQEALRAGAIVQRLREFIARGELALSREQPDVLARQSCALVMAGSAHANIACRVIMPDDVKPVLIDRVQIQQVLVNLLRNAVEAVGVHGSITITATEQWDMMRISVIDNGPGIAPDIAGALFDPFSTTKSTGMGLGLSICRAIVEAHGGILWHEAVPEGGTAFHFTVPMVIRGPEEFNND is encoded by the coding sequence TTGTTTCTTGAACATGTTCCCGCCGCCGTGGCGATGTTTGACCGCGACATGTGCCTTATCGCCTGCAGCCGGCGCTGGCTGGCCGATTATGATCTGGAAGGACAGTCGGTAATCGGGCGCTCCTATTACGCCGTTTTTCCCCAAACCGACGATCAATGGCGCGATATCCACCGCCGCGCGCTGGCCGGTGAAACGCTGCATTGCGATCTGGAACGCTTCAAGCGCGGCGACGGCTCATCCGACTGGATCCAGTGGGAGATCGTTCCCTGGCACTTGCCCGAAGGCGGGATTGGCGGCGTGATGCTCTTTACGCAAAAGCTGACCGGCATCGTGGAAAATGACGAGCGCGCGCGCGCCGTCAAACGGCAACTCGATCTGCTGATCGACAATGTGCAGGATTACGCGATCTACATGCTGGACCCGGAAGGGCGGGTGTCGATGTGGAATGACGGGGCGCGGCGCCTGTTTGGCTGGCATGAGGAGGAAATGCTGGGCCGCCATTACGAGCGCCTGTTCGATGCGCTCGACAATGCCGCCGGACGGCCGCGCATGCAACTGTCCAGGGCTGCGCGCGAAGGTTCGTTCCGCGATCGCTCGCTGCAGTTGCGCAAGGACGGCAGCCACTTTCTGGCCGATGCCACGCTCTGCCGCATCCGCGATGAACATGGCGTGCTGATCGGCTTTGGCCGGGTGGTGCATGACATCACCGACGAGGCCGAATGGCGGCGCATGATCGCGGCCAATGAAACCCAGATGCGTCTGATTCTGGAAACCATTCCGGATGCGATGGTCGTGATCGACGAAACGGGCGCGATCCAGTCCTTCAGCGCGGCGGCCGAGAAGCTTTTCGGATATACCGTGCCCGAGGTGCTGGGCCATGATGTCGGCATCCTGATGGTCGAGGCCGATGCGATGCGTCATGGCGATGATCTGGCCCGATATGGGGCAACGGGGCATGGGCATGTAGTGGGCCATTCGCGCCGGGTGATCGGGCGGCGCAAGGATGGCTCGACATTGCCCCTCGAACTGGCCGTGGGCGAGGCCAAGCTGGGCACCCGGCGGGTGTTCACCGGCTTCATGCGCGATCTGACACGGCGCGAGCGGGCCGATGCGCAACTGCGCGAATTGCAGAATGAGTTGTCCCGCCTCGCGCGCATCTGGGCGGTGGGCACGATGGCGACGGCGCTGGCCCATGATCTCAACCAGCCGCTGGCCGCGATCACCAATTATGTTCAGGCCTGCGCCCAGATGGCCGAACAGGGCGAGAGCGGAGCGGCAGGAGCGATGGGCGATGCGCTGGCCGCGGCCGGACAGGAGGCGTTGCGCGCGGGCGCCATTGTCCAGCGCCTGCGCGAATTCATCGCGCGCGGCGAATTGGCGCTCAGCCGCGAACAGCCCGATGTCCTGGCCAGACAGTCCTGCGCTCTGGTTATGGCCGGCAGCGCGCATGCCAATATCGCATGCCGCGTGATCATGCCCGATGATGTCAAACCGGTGCTGATCGACCGGGTCCAGATCCAGCAGGTGCTGGTCAACCTGTTGCGCAACGCGGTCGAGGCGGTGGGGGTCCATGGCTCCATCACCATCACCGCCACCGAGCAGTGGGACATGATGCGGATTTCCGTGATCGACAATGGCCCCGGCATTGCCCCCGACATTGCCGGCGCCCTGTTCGATCCTTTTTCCACGACCAAATCGACGGGCATGGGGCTTGGCCTGTCGATTTGCCGCGCGATTGTCGAAGCCCATGGCGGCATCCTCTGGCACGAGGCCGTGCCGGAAGGGGGAACCGCGTTTCATTTCACAGTTCCGATGGTGATACGGGG
- a CDS encoding CHAD domain-containing protein translates to MKNAPVEIEIKLCATPAMLADLQSHPRLAGKGRSAQFISTYFDTKDRLLEQAGVSLRIRSASGKNEQTAKAMSLPCGTVHREEWTTPLTGKLPQIERFPDPIRARLHHILGLATIAPTSISQIKRLRRSVTAGDSVLEADFDTGTLRAGDQVETVCELELELVEGRLPDLLLLALDLPLGPDLQWSVVSKSKRCAWRSAAADHLARAAQPPVLSKAMNVAAGFRAIGWNCLYQLLANYPLVIATGHPEAVHQCRIAIRRMRIAFRIFRPCLPEAQRPRLNAGIKAAGRILGRARDLHVLQQRLRDADGFAGSQAVLAAVERALAQATHQAGDMLASSAFQRLLFETAHAIEVDHGPDQTGDGPLRPFAADILSQRHAPLLDADPRLDRLSRREIHRLRIQAKELRYSCAFFRSLWPRSGGKTFTSRLEELQDRLGRLHDLAVASRAADLLSPESDPILAAQIAADLECMLRADGVNRKKLLRQAEDALTDWRRARRWWMA, encoded by the coding sequence ATGAAAAACGCCCCTGTCGAGATCGAGATCAAACTATGCGCGACGCCTGCCATGCTGGCGGATCTGCAAAGCCACCCTCGCCTCGCCGGAAAGGGGCGCAGCGCGCAATTCATCAGCACCTATTTCGACACCAAGGACAGGTTGCTGGAACAGGCCGGAGTCAGCCTGCGCATCCGGTCCGCTTCGGGCAAGAACGAGCAGACGGCCAAGGCCATGTCGCTGCCCTGCGGCACGGTGCATCGCGAGGAATGGACGACCCCGCTCACCGGAAAATTGCCGCAAATTGAACGCTTTCCCGATCCGATCCGCGCGCGACTGCACCACATTCTGGGTCTGGCCACCATCGCCCCCACCTCGATCAGCCAGATCAAGCGGCTGCGGCGATCCGTGACGGCGGGCGACTCGGTGCTGGAGGCGGATTTCGATACCGGCACCCTGCGCGCCGGGGATCAGGTCGAAACGGTGTGCGAGCTGGAACTGGAACTCGTCGAGGGACGGCTGCCGGATCTGCTGCTGTTGGCGCTTGACCTGCCGCTTGGCCCCGATCTGCAATGGTCGGTGGTCAGCAAGTCGAAACGATGCGCATGGCGCAGCGCCGCGGCCGACCATCTGGCAAGGGCCGCACAGCCCCCCGTCTTGTCCAAGGCCATGAATGTGGCGGCGGGTTTTCGCGCGATCGGCTGGAATTGCCTGTATCAATTGCTGGCCAATTATCCCTTGGTGATCGCCACCGGTCATCCCGAAGCGGTCCACCAATGCCGCATCGCTATCCGCAGGATGCGGATTGCCTTCAGGATTTTCAGGCCATGCCTGCCCGAAGCGCAGAGACCGCGCCTGAACGCCGGCATCAAAGCGGCAGGGCGCATTCTGGGCCGCGCGCGCGATCTGCATGTCCTGCAACAACGGCTGCGGGACGCCGATGGCTTTGCCGGATCGCAGGCCGTGCTGGCCGCTGTCGAACGCGCGCTCGCCCAGGCCACGCATCAGGCCGGAGACATGCTGGCATCATCCGCGTTTCAGCGCCTGCTGTTTGAAACCGCGCATGCGATCGAGGTCGACCATGGACCGGACCAGACCGGCGACGGGCCGCTGCGCCCCTTTGCGGCCGACATCCTGTCGCAGCGCCACGCGCCATTGCTGGACGCTGATCCGCGACTCGACCGATTAAGCAGGCGCGAAATCCATCGCCTGCGCATTCAAGCCAAGGAATTGCGCTATTCCTGCGCCTTTTTCCGCTCACTTTGGCCCCGTTCGGGCGGCAAAACCTTCACCTCCCGCCTCGAAGAGTTGCAGGACAGGCTGGGCCGACTCCACGATCTGGCGGTCGCATCGCGGGCTGCCGATTTGCTGTCCCCCGAGTCGGACCCCATTTTGGCCGCCCAAATCGCAGCGGACCTCGAATGCATGCTGCGCGCGGATGGCGTGAATCGCAAAAAGCTGTTGCGGCAGGCCGAGGATGCCTTGACCGATTGGCGCAGGGCGCGGCGGTGGTGGATGGCGTAA